The following proteins are co-located in the Enoplosus armatus isolate fEnoArm2 chromosome 8, fEnoArm2.hap1, whole genome shotgun sequence genome:
- the LOC139289578 gene encoding dihydropyridine-sensitive L-type skeletal muscle calcium channel subunit alpha-1-like, translating into MAANGEAAKPVIMNEEELKRKQREKLKKLQATGGNPRPARTLFLFSLKNPFRKACTNIVEWKTFEIIILLTIFANCIALAVFLPMPEEDSNNTNSSLESLEYIFLIIFTLECFLKIVAYGLVFHEGAYLRNCWNILDFVIVFMGLFTFALDTINKIAGVPLEKGGGFDMKALRAFRVLRPLRLVSGVPSLQVVMNSILKAMLPLLHIALLVFLLVTIYAIMGLELFKCKMHKTCYYTGTNIYATAEGELPAPCAQAGNGRRCSINGSECRPGWEGPNNGITHFDNIGFAMLTVYQCITMEGWTKVLYWVNDAIGNEWPWVYFVPLILVGSFFVLNLVLGVLSGEFTKEREKARSRGEFQKLRERQQLDEDLHGYMEWITHAEVLDADREGKGLLPLTSGDSDTDSLYDLEGKGRIVYYYRLGRRWNRFFRMKCLVYVKTKAFYWTVMFLVLLNTLTIATEHHHQSDSLTSLQDVASRILLVLFVIEMFVKMYALGPRGYFMSLFNRFDFFVVLCGILEMIMFSAGAVAPLGFSVLRCIRLLRILKVTKYWTSLSNLVASLLNSVRSIASLLLLLFLFIVIFSLLGMQVFGGKFNFSDHRPRRSNFDNFPQALISVFQILTGEDWTSIMYNGIMAYGGPEIPGILVAIYFIILFVCGNYILLNVFLAIAVDNLAEAESLTSAQKEKAEEKLRRKLLRSKMPDKTDEERERLAKKLAEQRAKMEGMPTTAKLKVDEFESNVNEVKDPFPPDDFPGDDEEVEPEIPISPRPRPMADLQLKEEAVPLPEASSFFIFGPQNKFRKLCYKIINASSFTNLILLFILLSSISLAAEDPIDPQSFRNKILAYADIVFTSVFTIEIVLKMTVYGAFMHKGSFCRNSFNILDLIVVGVSLLSMGMESSAISVVKILRVLRVLRPLRAINRAKGLKHVVQCVFVAIKTIGNIVLVTMLLNFMFACIGVQLFKGKFYSCTDQSKMTEEECQGFFWKHMDNSLQDTVLAKREWLNSDFNFDNVLYGMLALFTVSTFEGWPKLLYRAIDSDEEDMGPVFNNRVDVSIFFIIYIILIAFFMMNIFVGFVIVTFQEQGEQEYKDCELDKNQRQCVQYALKARPLRCYIPKNPYQYRVWYIVTSCYFEYLMFFLIMLNTLCLGMQHCNQSDHVTKLSDTLNMIFTVLFTVEMILKLMAFKAKGYFGDPWNVFDFIIVIGSVVDVILSEVDTALASSGGLYCLHGCAETNPMQAIAASENASVSITFFRLFRVMRLVKLLNRSEGIRNLLWTFIKSFQALPHVALLIVMLFFIYAVIGMQIFGKVSLVDGTQINRNNNFQTFPQAVLMLFRCATGEAWQEVMMASMYGKKCDPKSDFLPGEEYTCGSNFAVFYFLSFYCLCAFLILNLFVAVIMDNFDYLTRDWSLLGPHHLDEFKKIWAEYDPEATGRIKHLDVVTLLRRIQPPLGFGKFCPHRAACKRLVGMNMPLNSDGTVTFNATLFALVRTALKIKTEGNFEQANEELRAIIKQIWKRTSMKLLDQVIPPIGDDEVTVGKFYSTFLLQDHFRKFLKRQEEYYGYRPSKKSASGPEIQAGLRSIDEEVAPEMHRAISGDLQNEEEMDRAMEEAGEEGIYQRTHGLFGNRVDSFSTEPANAQSQQMANQRPLQFSESQPESPPNSSALVPTTEFFPTTAPKSNTNNNAFAEFSFERDGSPVELYNPSEDAEPDNLRSWNFTVRTDKTQFPYDPNYGDSQSLSSLTAADQLVQEALVQGGLASLAKDPGFVSVTKKEMADAMHTTVDDMESMAQGILSERSGSGASVKKRRPIPVLPPAAAAAQGSSQPDPAVRRKRRPIPMIPSVQEPAEADSKV; encoded by the exons GAGAGTTTGGAGTATATCTTCCTGATCATATTCACGCTAGAGTGCTTTCTGAAGATAGTGGCGTATGGGCTCGTGTTCCATGAAGGCGCCTATTTACGGAACTGTTGGAACATATTGGACTTTGTCATCGTCTTCATGGG TCTGTTCACCTTTGCCTTGGATACCATCAATAAGATAGCAGGTGTTCCACTGGAGAAGGGTGGAGGGTTTGACATGAAGGCGCTGAGAGCCTTCAGAGTGCTGCGGCCCTTGCGTCTTGTCTCTGGAGTCCCCA GCCTGCAGGTGGTGATGAACTCCATCCTCAAAGCcatgctgcctctgctgcacatCGCCCTGCTGGTCTTTTTACTGGTCACCATCTATGCCATCATGGGACTGGAGCTCTTCAAGTGTAAAATGCACAAGACCTGCTATTACACTGGCACAA ATATCTATGCCACAGCAGAGGGTGAGCTACCTGCACCTTGTGCTCAGGCTGGTAATGGACGCCGCTGCAGCATCAACGGCTCTGAGTGTCGGCCAGGCTGGGAAGGTCCCAACAATGGCATCACCCACTTTGACAACATTGGCTTTGCCATGCTTACGGTCTACCAGTGTATCACCATGGAGGGATGGACCAAAGTTCTCTACTGG GTTAATGATGCCATAGGAAACGAATGGCCCTGGGTCTACTTTGTTCCCCTCATTCTCGTGGGCTCCTTCTTTGTGCTCAATCTGGTTCTGGGCGTGCTCAGTGG GGAGTTTACCAAAGAGCGGGAGAAGGCCAGGTCACGTGGAGAGTTCCAGAAGTTGCGAGAGCGTCAGCAGCTGGATGAAGACCTGCATGGCTACATGGAGTGGATCACTCACGCCGAAGTCCTGGATGCCGACCGAGAGggcaaag GACTCCTGCCTTTAACCAGTGGAGATTCTGACACAGACAGTCTGTATGACCTGGAAGGCAAGGGTCGAATCGTCTACTACTA CCGCCTGGGCCGTCGCTGGAACCGTTTCTTCAGGATGAAGTGCCTGGTGTATGTGAAAACCAAGGCCTTTTACTGGACAGTGATGTTCCTCGTCTTACTCAACACCCTGACCATAGCAACAGAGCACCACCACCAGTCTGACTCACTCACTTCCCTACAAG ACGTGGCCAGTCGTATACTGCTGGTGCTGTTTGTCATAGAGATGTTTGTGAAGATGTATGCTCTGGGTCCCAGAGGATATTTCATGTCTCTGTTTAACCGTTTTGACTTCTTTGTGGTGCTCTGCGGCATCCTGGAGATGATCATGTTCTCTGCGGGAGCCGTGGCTCCCCTGGGTTTCTCAGTACTTAGGTGTATCCGACTGCTGAGGATCCTTAAAGTCACAAA GTACTGGACCTCTTTGAGTAATCTTGTGGCATCTCTACTCAACTCTGTACGCTCCATCGCCtccctgctccttctcctcttcctcttcatcgtcATTTTCTCACTCCTGGGCATGCAGGTGTTTGGGGGGAAATTCAACTTTAGCGACCACCGGCCCAGACGCAGTAACTTTGACAACTTCCCTCAGGCCctcatcagtgtgtttcag ATCCTAACAGGAGAGGACTGGACCTCCATCATGTACAATGGCATTATGGCCTATGGAGGGCCTGAGATTCCCGGCATCCTGGTCGCCATCTACTTTATCATCCTCTTTGTCTGTGGAAACT ATATCCTCCTCAATGTCTTCTTGGCCATCGCCGTTGACAAcctggcagaggcagagagtcTGACTTCAGCtcagaaagaaaaggcagaggagaagTTGAGGAGAAAGCTACTAAG GTCCAAAATGCCTGACAAGACggatgaggagagggagaggttaGCTAAGAAACTGGCAGAGCAGAGAGCCAAGATGGAGGGCATGCCCACCACAGCCAAA CTCAAAGTTGACGAGTTTGAGTCAAATGTCAACGAAGTGAAAGATCCATTCCCACCTGACGACTTCCCAG GTGATGACGAGGAGGTTGAGCCCGAAATCCCTATCAGCCCCCGACCCCGACCAATGGCCGACCTGCAGCTGAAGGAGGAAGCTGTTCCATTGCCCGAAGCCagctcctttttcatttttggccCTCAGAACAA GTTCCGTAAACTGTGCTACAAGATCATCAACGCCTCGTCCTTCACCAACTTAATCCTTCTGTTCATCCTGCTCTCTTCCATCTCCCTGGCAGCTGAAGACCCCATTGATCCCCAGTCCTTCAGAAACAAG ATCTTGGCCTATGCTGACATTGTCTTCACATCTGTGTTCACCATTGAGATTGTACTGAAG ATGACAGTATACGGAGCCTTCATGCACAAGGGCTCCTTCTGCCGTAACTCATTCAACATCCTGGACCTGATTGTGGTGGGAGTCTCCCTGCTGTCTATGGGAATGGA ATCCAGTGCTATCTCTGTGGTGAAGATTCTCAGGGTGCTGAGGGTGCTGAGGCCTCTCAGGGCCATCAACAGAGCCAAGGGCTTAAAG catgtgGTCCAGTGCGTGTTTGTGGCCATCAAAACCATCGGCAACATCGTCCTGGTCACCATGCTGCTGAATTTCATGTTTGCCTGTATTGGAGTGCAACTCTTCAAG GGTAAATTCTACAGCTGCACAGACCAGTCCAAAATGACTGAGGAGGAATGCCA GGGATTCTTCTGGAAGCACATGGATAATTCCCTTCAGGACACAGTGTTGGCTAAGAGAGAATGGCTCAACAGTGACTTCAACTTTGACAATGTGTTGTACGGCATGCTGGCTCTGTTCACTGTGTCCACATTTGAGGGCTGGCCAAA GCTGTTATACAGAGCCATCGATTCAGACGAAGAAGACATGGGTCCTGTCTTCAACAACCGCGTGGATGTGtccatcttcttcatcatctacATCATCCTCATTGCCTTCTTCATGATGAACATCTTTGTGGGTTTCGTCATCGTCACCTTCCAGGAGCAGGGTGAGCAGGAGTATAAGGACTGTGAGCTGGACAAGAACCAG CGTCAGTGTGTGCAGTACGCCCTGAAGGCTCGGCCTCTGAGGTGCTACATCCCCAAAAACCCCTACCAGTACAGAGTCTGGTACATTGTCACCTCCTGCTACTTTGAGTACCTCATGTTCTTCCTAATTATGCTCAACACCTTGTGTCTGGGGATGCAG CACTGCAACCAGTCGGACCATGTGACCAAGCTGTCAGACACTCTGAACATGATCTTCACTGTGCTCTTCACTGTGGAGATGATTCTCAAGCTCATGGCCTTCAAAGCGAAG GGCTACTTTGGAGACCCCTGGAACGTCTTTGACTTCATTATTGTCATCGGTAGCGTCGTTGATGTCATCCTGAGTGAAGTCGAT ACTGCCCTGGCCTCCAGTGGAGGACTGTACTGTCTCCATGGCTGTGCT GAGACAAATCCTATGCAAGCAATTGCG GCTTCTGAAAATGCCTCAGTTTCCATCACGTTCTTCCGACTCTTCCGTGTCATGCGTCTGGTCAAGCTGCTGAACCGTTCGGAGGGCATCCGCAACCTGCTGTGGACCTTCATCAAGTCCTTCCAG GCTCTCCCTCACGTAGCTCTGCTCATCGTGATGCTCTTCTTTATCTATGCCGTCATCGGGATGCAG ATCTTTGGAAAGGTATCCTTAGTGGATGGCACCCAAATCAACCGCAACAACAACTTCCAGACATTCCCTCAGGCTGTTCTGATGTTATTCCG ATGTGCTACTGGAGAGGCTTGGCAGGAGGTCATGATGGCTTCGATGTATGGGAAGAAGTGCGACCCCAAGTCTGACTTCCTGCCAGGAGAGGAGTACACCTGCGGGTCCAACTTTGCTGTCTTCTACTTCCTCAGCTTCTACTGTCTCTGTGCCTTCctg ATCCTCAACCTGTTTGTAGCTGTCATCATGGACAACTTTGACTACCTGACCCGTGATTGGTCTCTTCTTGGCCCGCACCATCTGGATGAGTTTAAGAAGATCTGGGCTGAATATGACCCAGAAGCCAC GGGGAGAATTAAACATCTGGACGTGGTGACGCTGCTGCGACGCATCCAGCCTCCACTGGGCTTTGGCAAGTTCTGCCCTCATCGTGCTGCCTGCAAG cgcTTGGTCGGCATGAACATGCCTCTCAACAGTGATGGCACCGTCACATTCAACGCCACCCTGTTTGCTCTGGTCAGGACTGCCCTCAAGATCAAAACAGAAG GTAACTTTGAGCAGGCCAACGAGGAGCTGAGAGCCATTATAAAGCAAATCTGGAAACGCACCAGTATGAAACTGTTGGACCAGGTCATCCCCCCGATAGGAG ATGATGAGGTGACTGTGGGGAAATTCTACTCCACCTTCTTGCTTCAGGACCATTTCCGCAAGTTCTTGAAGCGTCAGGAAGAGTACTATGGCTACCGGCCCTCTAAGAAGAGCGCCTCGGGCCCAGAGATCCAG GCGGGTCTGAGGAGTATAGATGAAGAGGTGGCTCCAGAGATGCACAGGGCCATTTCAGGAGACCTGCAGAATGAGGAAGAGATGGACAGAGCTATGGAGGAGGCTGGAGAGGAAGGCATCTACCAG CGTACTCATGGTCTGTTCGGTAACCGGGTGGACTCATTCTCCACTGAGCCCGCCAACGCTCAGTCCCAACAGATGGCCAACCAGCGGCCCCTCCAGTTCTCTGAGAGCCAGCCTGAGTCTCCACCAAACTCCTCTGCCTTGGTGCCCACCACCGAATTTTTCCCCACAACCGCACCGAAAAGCAACACTAACAACAACGCCTTCGCAGA gttttcatttgaaagagaCGGCAGTCCTGTAGAGCTTTACAATCCCAGTGAGGATGCAGAGCCAG ACAACCTGCGCTCCTGGAACTTCACAGTGAGAACAGACAAAACGCAG TTCCCTTATGATCCTAACTACGGCGACAGTCAGAGTCTGAGCTCCCTTACTGCGGCTGACCAGCTCGTCCAGGAG gctCTAGTTCAGGGCGGTCTGGCCTCCCTGGCCAAAGACCCCGGCTTTGTCTCCGTGACTAAGAAGGAAATGGCTGATGCCATGCACACAACTGTAGATGACATGGAGAGCATGGCTCAGGGCATCCTCAGCGAACGCTCTGGCAGCGGCGCCTCTGTCAAAAAGAGACGTCCCATCCCAGTCCTTCCTCCCGCCGCTGCGGCGGCACAGGGAAGCAGCCAGCCAGATCCGGCTGTGAGGAGAAAGAGACGTCCAATCCCCATGATTCCCTCCGTACAGGAGCCGGCTGAGGCCGACTCCAAAGTTTAA